The following proteins are co-located in the Solanum pennellii chromosome 1, SPENNV200 genome:
- the LOC107028607 gene encoding increased DNA methylation 2 — protein sequence MDNNFTGLVPTDDQFFLLYFIIGTFFGPDIPVEYPKRSVLQRKGLGLPPYSSNQLAGSCLRTIEVERVYYHALRKADRSVVLAQPWLHQYFHGKLPTLYRKQPAAYPRFCDLFHPSLHPHLCCDVYNVIANIVFINDPDTSYIEPDSVKRFKKLTGLEHLVMDKDCTKSQADVDYEALTNIRNTEISNPGDILQYASLAASSLPYKEIPSSTEPFKDLPLDNEQFDYMSFTSLLKDASDEPFNGVPPDSNGQSDTRPFSSLLNDGSCSNMPPHRNRQFDTTLCRSLLKNDAVSQFTDAHNSKKSDDTPFSSLFKDVSPLAEESMGPSSKHTNSDDSELSIVFLASCPSMEELSNIVAATKSGFSVAGSAAKGKIGPVLGLLDVGESEDAYLFRVSLPGVQRDEREFTCEVEIDGKVLIKGMTTGDRTVHKYSQVFEMQTQNLCPTGNFTISFKLPGPVDPQAFSGIFGTDGILEGIVLKAET from the exons ATGGACAACAACTTCACTGGATTGGTTCCAACGGATGATCAGTTTTTCCTCCTTTACTTCATCATTGGAACCTTCTTTGGACCAGATATCCCGGTAGAATATCCCAAAAGGTCAGTTTTGCAAAGAAAGGGTCTAGGCTTACCTCCATACAGTTCCAATCAATTAGCTGGTTCATGCCTAAGAACCATAGAAGTAGAAAGGGTTTACTATCATGCATTGAGAAAGGCGGATCGGTCTGTTGTCCTGGCACAACCGTGGCTGCACCAGTACTTTCATGGAAAGCTTCCTACTCTTTACCGTAAACAACCAGCAGCTTATCCTCGGTTCTGTGATCTGTTTCATCCCAGCCTGCATCCCCATTTATGCTGTGATGTGTATAATGTTATTGCAAACATTGTGTTCATCAATGACCCTGATACCAGTTATATTGAACCAGATAGTGTTAAGAGGTTCAAGAAGCTCACTGGTCTAGAACATCTGGTCATGGACAAAGATTGCACAAAATCACAAGCCGATGTTGATTACGAAGCTCTAACTAATATTCGAAACACGGAGATATCCAATCCTGGTGATATCCTCCAATATGCATCATTAGCTGCTAGTAGCTTACCATATAAGGAGATACCTTCAAGTACTGAGCCGTTTAAGGATTTACCACTTGACAATGAACAATTTGACTATATGTCTTTTACTAGTCTTTTGAAGGATGCTTCTGATGAACCATTTAATGGTGTGCCACCTGATAGCAATGGACAATCTGACACTAGACCTTTTAGTAGTCTCTTGAATGATGGCTCATGTAGTAATATGCCACCTCATCGCAATCGACAATTTGACACTACACTTTGTAGAAGTCTCTTGAAGAATGATGCTGTCAGCCAGTTTACTGATGCGCATAACTCTAAAAAATCTGATGATACTCCTTTTAGTAGCCTCTTTAAGGATGTCAGTCCTCTGGCGGAAGAGTCTATGGGTCCATCATCAAAGCACACCAACTCTGACGACTCAGAGCTTAGCATTGTCTTCCTTGCTTCTTGCCCTTCTATGGAGGAGCTAAGTAACATTGTTGCTGCTACTAAAAGTGGATTTTCAGTGGCTGGGAGTGCAGCGAAGGGTAAGATAGGACCAGTTCTCGGGCTCTTGGATGTAGGAGAAAGTGAGGACGCTTACTTGTTCCGTGTATCACTCCCTGGAGTACAGAGAGATGAAA GAGAATTTACTTGTGAAGTGGAGATTGATGGTAAAGTATTGATTAAGGGAATGACAACTGGTGATAGGACAGTCCACAAGTACTCTCAAGTATTCGAGATGCAAACTCAGAACCTATGTCCAACAGGAAATTTCACCATCTCTTTCAAGCTGCCAGGCCCAGTTGACCCTCAAGCATTTTCTGGTATATTTGGCACTGATGGAATTCTCGAGGGAATCGTATTGAAAGCAGAAACATAA